A window of the Butyricimonas faecalis genome harbors these coding sequences:
- a CDS encoding prokaryotic E2 ligase family D protein, with protein MLETNELTRKLRTLLHPRAALIAYAREDNSHYVYDNSYFIEVRDIDESGIMGEGRPVTAEFMNELVRGYSERHSATPYGRIPSNLLWCDPRKGSEKYIWYNSPRKRMMFFKEALKIENAEYHLPGIIYEAGESHLNVYACKDREPTEKTELYAAPFFNVTQASVCLGSARIEKPKDLTYAKLLEYWERKFWLTEFSHLGAHGNPTKSNLVLVTKAAKDRPFDLEELRPLNNLKLKDILK; from the coding sequence ATGCTGGAAACGAACGAATTGACAAGAAAACTCAGGACGCTGCTCCATCCGCGGGCAGCGCTGATTGCCTATGCCCGGGAAGACAACAGTCATTATGTATATGACAACAGTTATTTCATCGAGGTCAGGGATATAGATGAAAGCGGTATAATGGGCGAAGGCCGTCCGGTGACGGCGGAGTTCATGAACGAGCTGGTACGGGGCTATTCCGAAAGGCACAGCGCCACACCGTATGGAAGGATACCGTCCAACCTGTTGTGGTGCGACCCGCGTAAGGGAAGCGAGAAATACATCTGGTACAACTCTCCCCGGAAACGTATGATGTTCTTCAAGGAAGCCCTCAAGATAGAGAACGCGGAGTATCATCTGCCGGGAATCATCTACGAGGCCGGAGAAAGCCACCTGAATGTCTATGCCTGCAAAGACAGGGAACCGACGGAAAAGACGGAACTTTATGCCGCCCCGTTCTTCAACGTGACGCAGGCAAGCGTCTGTCTGGGTTCCGCCAGAATAGAGAAGCCGAAAGACCTGACCTACGCGAAACTGCTCGAATATTGGGAGAGGAAGTTCTGGCTGACGGAGTTCTCCCATCTGGGAGCGCATGGCAACCCGACCAAATCAAATCTCGTTCTGGTCACGAAAGCGGCAAAGGACAGACCTTTCGACCTTGAAGAACTGAGACCGTTGAACAACTTGAAACTAAAGGACATACTGAAATGA
- a CDS encoding PRTRC system protein C, which yields MALEITGMTRSFTFKKGSGMVTLDDPNPSDSPEMVMNYYSNFYPELTTATVHGPVLKDDKAVYEFKTTVGTKG from the coding sequence ATGGCACTCGAAATCACAGGAATGACACGTTCATTCACGTTCAAGAAAGGCAGCGGAATGGTCACGCTCGACGATCCGAACCCGTCGGACAGCCCGGAAATGGTCATGAATTATTACTCCAACTTTTATCCTGAACTGACAACCGCGACGGTACACGGTCCGGTACTCAAGGATGACAAGGCCGTGTACGAGTTCAAGACCACTGTCGGAACCAAAGGATAG
- a CDS encoding PRTRC system protein E produces MFFTAINQMMTEGVDLTLVIRKANGQLAVSTLPKSNGLKDEAQNHIVPLTVNGKPEELDAGFLQTVARPIQKAVGLITNMAQFEVQAEKAASESKAAKDAKAKETKEEKERREKYEKHLKKAEELIAAKNHKDAVTALSQARLHAKPQDQKKIDEMMEQQKKAMNKGSLFELMDEPVPQAQSQPRPQPMAATAQQRQQPQPQPMAVSVQQPPYPPQPQVPGSMAGQPQQPSMWPPQQPPHRPVQHQTPPQPQYAQQPSVQPQNYGGQEVTHWQEPEFTPEDYRMQYPADEEINYNPKDYEEYPDFPQSMLEPKYSPYQTV; encoded by the coding sequence ATGTTTTTTACAGCAATCAACCAGATGATGACCGAAGGCGTGGACCTTACGCTGGTCATCCGTAAAGCAAACGGACAACTGGCAGTATCCACGCTGCCGAAGTCGAACGGGCTGAAGGACGAGGCTCAGAACCACATCGTACCCTTGACGGTCAACGGGAAGCCCGAGGAACTGGACGCGGGATTCCTGCAAACCGTCGCACGCCCGATACAGAAAGCGGTGGGACTAATCACCAACATGGCTCAATTCGAGGTGCAGGCGGAGAAGGCCGCATCCGAAAGTAAGGCGGCGAAGGATGCAAAGGCCAAGGAGACGAAAGAGGAGAAGGAGAGGCGGGAGAAATACGAGAAACACCTCAAGAAAGCGGAGGAGCTGATCGCGGCCAAGAACCATAAGGATGCCGTCACCGCACTCTCTCAGGCACGCCTCCATGCCAAGCCACAGGACCAGAAGAAGATTGACGAAATGATGGAGCAGCAGAAAAAGGCGATGAACAAGGGCAGCCTGTTCGAACTGATGGATGAACCGGTGCCGCAAGCCCAGTCGCAGCCACGACCGCAACCTATGGCGGCAACGGCACAACAGCGACAGCAACCGCAGCCACAACCTATGGCAGTTTCCGTACAGCAACCGCCCTATCCGCCACAGCCTCAGGTACCGGGATCCATGGCCGGACAACCGCAACAGCCTTCGATGTGGCCACCTCAGCAACCGCCGCACAGACCGGTTCAACACCAGACCCCACCACAACCGCAATACGCACAGCAGCCTTCCGTACAACCGCAAAACTATGGCGGTCAGGAAGTCACGCACTGGCAGGAACCGGAATTCACGCCTGAAGACTACCGGATGCAATACCCCGCAGACGAAGAAATCAATTACAATCCCAAGGATTACGAGGAATATCCCGATTTTCCCCAATCCATGTTAGAACCCAAGTATTCACCCTATCAAACAGTTTAA
- a CDS encoding type IA DNA topoisomerase, with product MIAIIAEKPSVGQEIARVVGATEKKDGYITGNGYMVTWALGHLVSLALPGTYGYTRTTAEDLPMLPEPFRLVERQIRTDRGMVTDIAAGRQLKVIDGVFSECDSIIVATDAGREGELIFRWIYSHLGCTKLFKRLWFSSLTDEAIRKGMADLREGYEYDSLYAAADSRAKADWLVGMNASRALAAVSGSANNSIGRVQTPTLAMICARFKENRNFVSTPYWQLHITLKQGEAHRLFIHPEHFGDKKAAETAYGRIIPGSAVTITKVERGTVFQQAPLLYDLTSLQKDCNIHHDLTADKTLSIAQSLYEKKLVSYPRTGSRYIPEDIMANIPALLEKIIAMPLFREYGRSFDFSALNTRSVDTTKVTDHHALIITGVAPEELSEAESAVYTLIAGRMLEAFSPPCEKERLLMECMCGGMDFRSRSAFIVNTGWRAVFARKEDREKDEPEDGGGTALFAEGGLVPLSSRGLSQKKTLPRPLYTEATLLAAMENCGKDITDGEARETVKDSGIGTPATRAAIITTLFKRNYVERSGKSILPTEKGLYLYESVKDMMVADAELTGTWERALARIEGRTLDPDSFMLSIREYTGKVTGEILRLKFPEPSSHAFTCPKCKAGNVVVKSKVAKCDREGCGLLVFRRFLNKELTDRHLEQLFSSGSTRLIKGFKGKKGCSFDAALTFDDSFNLKLSFPKPKGAKGK from the coding sequence ATGATAGCAATCATAGCAGAAAAACCGAGTGTCGGTCAGGAGATAGCCCGTGTGGTCGGGGCTACAGAGAAAAAGGACGGCTACATAACAGGAAACGGCTACATGGTGACATGGGCGCTGGGACATTTAGTATCACTGGCATTGCCGGGAACATACGGCTACACGAGAACCACCGCCGAAGACCTTCCGATGCTTCCCGAACCGTTCCGTCTTGTGGAACGACAGATACGTACGGACAGGGGCATGGTGACGGACATCGCCGCCGGCAGGCAGCTCAAGGTCATCGACGGGGTGTTCTCCGAATGTGACAGCATCATCGTGGCGACCGATGCCGGGCGTGAGGGGGAACTCATCTTCCGGTGGATATATTCCCACCTGGGCTGTACCAAGCTTTTCAAACGCCTGTGGTTCTCCTCGCTTACCGATGAGGCCATCCGAAAGGGGATGGCAGACCTCAGGGAAGGATATGAATACGACAGCCTCTATGCGGCCGCGGACAGCAGGGCGAAGGCGGACTGGCTGGTGGGCATGAACGCCAGCCGCGCGTTGGCGGCAGTCTCCGGTTCGGCGAACAACTCCATCGGACGGGTACAGACCCCGACCCTCGCCATGATATGCGCGCGCTTCAAGGAGAACCGCAACTTCGTCTCCACACCATACTGGCAGCTTCATATCACGCTGAAGCAGGGAGAGGCGCACCGGCTGTTCATCCATCCGGAGCACTTCGGGGACAAGAAAGCGGCGGAAACGGCATACGGACGCATCATTCCCGGCTCGGCGGTGACAATCACCAAAGTGGAGCGTGGTACGGTTTTCCAGCAGGCCCCACTTCTGTATGACCTGACCTCCCTTCAGAAGGACTGCAACATCCACCACGACCTTACGGCGGACAAGACTCTTTCCATCGCCCAGTCCCTGTACGAGAAGAAACTGGTCTCGTACCCGAGAACGGGCAGCCGGTACATACCCGAAGATATCATGGCGAATATACCCGCCTTGCTGGAAAAAATCATTGCCATGCCTCTGTTCAGGGAGTACGGACGCTCTTTCGATTTTTCCGCTCTGAACACCCGGAGCGTGGATACCACGAAAGTGACCGACCACCATGCCCTGATCATCACGGGTGTCGCTCCCGAAGAGTTGTCCGAGGCGGAATCCGCCGTCTACACCCTGATAGCCGGCAGGATGCTGGAAGCCTTCTCCCCGCCCTGCGAGAAGGAGCGGCTGCTCATGGAGTGTATGTGCGGGGGCATGGATTTCCGCTCCCGCTCCGCCTTCATCGTCAACACGGGCTGGCGGGCGGTATTCGCCCGGAAGGAGGACCGGGAAAAGGACGAGCCGGAAGATGGCGGAGGAACGGCCTTGTTTGCCGAAGGCGGGCTGGTTCCGCTCTCGAGTCGCGGACTGTCGCAGAAGAAGACCCTGCCCAGGCCGCTTTACACGGAAGCCACGCTGCTTGCCGCCATGGAGAACTGCGGAAAGGATATCACGGACGGAGAGGCACGTGAGACTGTCAAGGATTCGGGTATCGGCACACCCGCCACCCGTGCCGCCATCATCACGACCCTGTTCAAACGTAACTATGTCGAGCGTTCCGGCAAGAGTATCCTGCCGACGGAAAAGGGGCTGTACCTCTACGAATCGGTGAAGGACATGATGGTGGCCGACGCAGAGCTGACCGGCACATGGGAAAGGGCACTGGCACGGATAGAGGGACGTACCCTCGATCCGGACAGCTTCATGCTCTCCATCAGGGAATACACCGGAAAAGTAACCGGCGAGATATTGCGCCTCAAATTCCCGGAACCGTCATCACACGCCTTTACCTGCCCCAAGTGCAAGGCCGGCAACGTGGTGGTGAAGTCCAAGGTCGCGAAATGCGACCGTGAAGGATGCGGGCTGCTGGTGTTCCGCCGTTTCCTGAACAAGGAACTGACCGACCGGCATCTTGAACAGCTTTTCTCATCCGGCTCCACCCGGCTTATCAAGGGTTTCAAGGGTAAGAAAGGATGTTCTTTCGATGCGGCACTCACCTTTGACGACAGTTTTAACCTGAAACTTTCTTTTCCCAAGCCCAAAGGTGCAAAAGGCAAATGA
- a CDS encoding DUF4099 domain-containing protein: MEMNKENNTPFKAEDVNWDELAGIGILKDELEMSGELDTLLRGEKTKVMPLSLVLLGVDVVMDATLQLVRKDGDPLLEILGIKSVGE; the protein is encoded by the coding sequence ATGGAAATGAACAAGGAAAACAACACGCCTTTCAAGGCGGAGGACGTGAACTGGGACGAGTTGGCAGGCATCGGCATCCTGAAGGACGAGCTGGAGATGTCGGGAGAACTTGACACGCTGCTCAGGGGAGAGAAAACAAAAGTGATGCCGCTCAGCCTCGTGCTCCTCGGTGTGGACGTGGTGATGGACGCCACACTCCAGCTGGTACGCAAGGACGGTGACCCGCTGCTCGAAATCCTCGGCATCAAGTCCGTGGGAGAGTAA
- a CDS encoding DUF3945 domain-containing protein, with translation MAKKNGRDDPPKPQVAENEQMSDIILILDKMELILQAVSQIDKDGRYKTVPADKEHTNSFLKIDRYASMFENFLKNFWSQLKDPTRFGILSVKEKALDDPKVRQAIEDLAAGKKTDAVEEFLKQYEIVPRDKENQSINHQNQEEMAKENETQQQAAQGGGTQQQPQYRYNESMINWEQLKNFGLSREELQERGLLDQMLRGYKTNQVVPISMNFGSAVLRTDARLSFQQSRAGDIVLGIHGIRQKPDLDRPYFGHIFSDEDKKNLLETGNMGRVVELKNRNGEYVPSFVSIDKLTNEVVAMKAENVFIPREISGVKLTEQEQNDLREGKKIFIEGMTARSGNPFDAHIQVNAERRGVEFIFENDKLFNRQYLGGVELTKKQIDDLNGGKAIFVEGMKRKDGELFSSYVKLDEATGRPSYTRYNPDSPEGAREIYIPNEIGGVKVTPEEQKELREGRPIFLNGMVNRRGEEFSSFIKADLETGRLSYSRTPDGFDQREEFKIPAKVWDVELTRKQRADLQSGKAVLVEGIKGYDGKTISQYVKANFNQGRLDFYNENPDRRRDAAQRNVVSAAQRQGEENRQSRGASIA, from the coding sequence ATGGCAAAGAAAAATGGAAGGGACGATCCCCCTAAACCGCAAGTCGCCGAGAACGAACAGATGAGCGACATCATCCTTATCCTCGACAAGATGGAACTGATTTTACAGGCAGTGTCCCAAATTGACAAGGACGGCAGGTACAAGACGGTTCCGGCAGACAAGGAGCATACAAACTCCTTTCTGAAAATCGACCGCTATGCCAGCATGTTCGAGAATTTCCTGAAGAATTTCTGGAGCCAGCTCAAGGACCCGACACGCTTCGGCATCCTCTCCGTCAAGGAGAAAGCACTGGACGACCCGAAAGTGAGGCAGGCCATCGAAGACCTCGCCGCCGGAAAAAAGACAGACGCGGTGGAAGAATTCCTCAAACAGTACGAGATTGTCCCCCGCGACAAGGAAAACCAAAGTATCAACCATCAAAATCAAGAAGAAATGGCAAAAGAAAATGAAACACAGCAGCAGGCCGCCCAAGGCGGAGGCACGCAGCAACAGCCCCAGTACCGCTACAACGAGTCCATGATCAACTGGGAACAGCTGAAGAACTTCGGGCTCTCCCGTGAGGAGCTTCAGGAACGGGGGCTGCTCGACCAGATGCTCAGAGGCTACAAGACCAACCAGGTAGTGCCCATCAGCATGAACTTCGGCTCCGCCGTATTACGTACCGACGCGAGGCTCTCGTTCCAGCAGTCCCGGGCTGGGGACATCGTACTGGGCATCCACGGTATCCGGCAGAAACCCGACCTCGACCGTCCCTACTTCGGACATATCTTCTCTGACGAGGACAAGAAGAACCTGCTTGAGACGGGCAACATGGGGCGTGTCGTGGAACTGAAAAACCGCAACGGCGAGTATGTCCCCTCTTTCGTCAGCATCGACAAGCTGACCAACGAGGTGGTGGCGATGAAAGCCGAGAATGTCTTCATACCACGTGAAATCAGCGGGGTGAAACTGACCGAACAGGAACAGAACGACCTGCGTGAAGGAAAGAAAATATTCATCGAAGGAATGACGGCCAGATCGGGCAATCCGTTCGATGCCCACATCCAGGTCAATGCCGAGCGCAGGGGCGTGGAGTTCATCTTCGAGAACGACAAGCTCTTCAACCGGCAGTATCTGGGAGGCGTGGAACTGACCAAGAAACAGATCGATGATTTGAACGGGGGTAAGGCCATTTTCGTGGAGGGCATGAAACGCAAGGACGGGGAACTGTTCTCCTCCTACGTGAAGCTCGACGAAGCGACAGGCCGCCCGTCCTACACCCGCTACAATCCCGACTCCCCTGAAGGCGCACGGGAAATCTACATCCCGAATGAAATAGGCGGCGTGAAGGTCACTCCCGAGGAGCAGAAAGAGCTGCGTGAAGGGCGGCCCATCTTCCTCAACGGCATGGTGAACCGCAGGGGCGAGGAATTCTCCTCATTCATCAAGGCGGACCTCGAAACGGGCCGTCTGAGCTATTCGCGCACACCGGACGGTTTCGACCAGCGCGAGGAGTTCAAGATACCGGCCAAGGTATGGGACGTGGAGCTTACCCGCAAGCAGCGTGCCGACCTCCAAAGCGGCAAGGCGGTACTGGTCGAGGGCATCAAGGGGTATGACGGCAAGACCATCTCGCAGTACGTCAAGGCGAACTTCAACCAGGGACGGCTGGACTTCTACAACGAGAACCCCGACCGCAGACGCGACGCCGCGCAGCGCAACGTGGTGTCCGCCGCACAAAGACAGGGAGAGGAAAACCGCCAATCCAGGGGCGCGAGCATAGCCTGA
- a CDS encoding type IV toxin-antitoxin system AbiEi family antitoxin domain-containing protein has product MTIREWIRDREIGGFPTFSVDDVRQTFPDYSEQVIKNELFRLSKQGILCPVYKGFYVIIPPQYAAKRMVPPIYYIDQLMSYLNKPYYICLLNAAEILGAAHQRPQKFSVMTVFPKSSVSSSKNNSLVWGYRKEIPSDFLLFKNSETGVIYYSNAELTAIDIVHYEQYIGGLSRAATILDELAEKLDFRKASDNLFNYTSIATIQRLGYILDDILEQKEIAEVLHSELLTYVKRFRYIPLSTHKTDENAEKNTRWKVYINSIIETDEI; this is encoded by the coding sequence ATGACAATAAGAGAATGGATTAGAGATAGGGAAATTGGTGGCTTTCCAACTTTTTCGGTTGATGATGTAAGGCAAACATTTCCTGATTATTCGGAGCAAGTCATCAAGAATGAATTATTCCGATTATCAAAACAAGGCATCTTATGTCCTGTGTATAAAGGCTTTTATGTCATAATTCCTCCTCAGTATGCAGCAAAAAGGATGGTTCCTCCAATATATTACATTGATCAATTGATGTCGTATCTGAATAAACCATATTATATCTGTTTATTGAATGCCGCAGAAATTTTGGGTGCAGCTCATCAACGGCCACAGAAGTTTTCTGTAATGACGGTATTCCCAAAGTCTTCCGTCTCTTCATCAAAGAATAATTCGCTTGTTTGGGGATATCGCAAGGAGATTCCATCTGATTTTTTATTGTTCAAGAATTCTGAGACAGGAGTGATATACTATTCAAATGCTGAATTGACAGCCATTGATATTGTACACTATGAACAATATATCGGTGGCCTCTCAAGGGCAGCGACCATTTTGGATGAATTAGCAGAAAAACTTGATTTTCGTAAAGCTTCCGATAACTTATTTAACTATACATCAATCGCTACTATCCAACGATTGGGATATATATTGGATGATATTTTAGAACAGAAAGAGATTGCAGAAGTGTTACATTCTGAATTATTGACATATGTCAAGCGTTTTAGATATATTCCCCTTAGTACACACAAAACTGATGAGAATGCAGAAAAGAATACTCGTTGGAAAGTTTATATAAATTCGATAATAGAAACAGACGAAATATGA